ACACGATTTGGGACATTCAATCCGCTCAAGGTTGCGGGCTTCAGACGATTGCGGTCAGAACAGGAGGAGCCTTTAGTCGAGAGGAACTCCATGCGGCTGGAGCGGTGGCTGTATACCAGGATTGTGCAGAGCTTCTGGCATCCGGGTTTCCCATTACATTTGAGGCGAGGTAGGAAGTTGGGGGCTTTCTGGAAACATCACGAGTCAGTGAGGAAAAAAACTGTTCCCGACGATCGGGGGAACATCGCTGACGTCATGTGTCCCCACGTCGGGTAATCGCCCGATAAAGCCAGAGAAACAGGATGGCCCCGATCACGGCCATCACAAACCCGACGGGATCGTCCTGCCCATACATGCCGACCATTCGCCCGAGCATCCCCCCGAAGAGCGCCCCAATGATACCGATTGCGACAGTGGCGAGAAATCCTCCAGGATCTTTGCCGGGCATTAAGAGTTTTCCCACTACTCCCACAATTAACCCAAAAACGATCCAACCGATGACACCCATCCTTCACCCCTCCTATTTAATGATTGGATTTGCCGGTTCTTTTGGGTGTCCCGATTCTGCTTTAACCAAAAGGCCGACCTGTTCCTGATAATTTTCACGATAAATTTGGAAGACCGCCAGCGCGATCCCAAGCAGAATGGGACCCAGAAACAATCCGATGAAGCCGAAATACGCGAGGCCTCCTAATGAGGCGAAGAAGAGAAACAGAACGGGTAAGTCCGCTTTGGATCCGACGAGAAAAGGTTTCAGTAAATTATCCATGAGACCGACCAATCCGACCCCGATTCCGATCATGACGATGCCTTTCCAAATGGGACCGGTCCATAATAGATACGCGGCCACCGGGGCCCAGACTAATGCCGTTCCGCCAAAAGGTACCAGAGAAAGAATTGCGCTCAAGGCTCCCAGAAATATGGAAAACGGGACGCCCAGGGCCCAATAGGCAAGCCCTGCCGTGAAACCCTGTGCCAGAGCCGTGAGAATGGTCCCTTGAACGACGGCGACCATCACATTGTCAAGGCGTTCCATGATGACGGCTTTATAGCTTTCTTCGATCGGGAGCGCTTCGTAAAATGCACGATAGAGATGATGCCCATCGCGAAACAGGAAGAACAGAGTAAACAGGATCACAAAAAAATCCATGAAGAGATCAAGGGTATTTGTTGCCAGCCCACCGACACTGGACAGTACGACCCCGCTGACAGCTTTCCCTCCTTCAACCAGGTTCCCCTTAACGTCCCCATAGGCCAGAATCAGTCGGCCCAACAATTCTTGAGACACATTTCCTATTAGAGGCAGTCTTGCGACAAGTTCAGGCAGTCTTTGCAGTCCACCCTCTTGCACCCATGTCATGGCGAGCTGATAGGCGTTAATGGTCTCTGTCACCACGAGGAAGACCAAATACGCCACAGGCAAGACGGCAAGTAACATGACACTCAGTGTGCTGAGAGCCGCCGAAGCTGTTGTCCTGTCTCCCAACTTGCGGGTTAGCCACTGATAGAGAGGATAGAAGAGACGAACCAAGAGCATGGCCCACAAAATGGGTGTCATGAAGGGGGCAAAAATTAAGCCCAGCACGTACAGCAGGAGGGAACACAACAGAAGGAAGGCCGCTGAAAGAACTTGTGGAGACATTTATGTTGATGCCGCAAAGGGTGAGGGTATCGACACACCTGAAGCCGTCCGCTTGGTCGAGGAGGAGGACACAAAGTTCATAATGAGGAATACCTGCATGTTGTACCTCTGCAGTGTAACACTTACCGTCCGCCTAATATTTGCATTTTAGAAAACTTCTCAGGTTGAAAGGTAGTCAGGCCACTCTCACTCCGATTTATGATAGGAACCGGCCCGTTAATTTATTATAGACAAATCACTAGGCTCAACTTCTCAAGTATCCACATCCCTATTCGTAGACCCATCAAACACAGAGAGCGTTGTTGACGGATGTTTTCAGATGGCACGACCTGAATTTGTCTGTTGAAACATTTATAGCGATTAGTGAAGTATAAAAAACAACCTCAACAAGCCGTAAATCATTATCCTTTCGCAAATTGGCGATTTTGCTGAGATTGTTCCTAATTTCATGTTTGTTTCTTTTCCCCAGTCGCTTATTGCATCACAGAAAGAAGTTGTGTCCTCCTCTACCCAATGTATAATTTCTTTCTCGATTGGAGCACCCCTTTTTTAAATCGCTGGATACATTCGGGTCTCGACTGAGACGGTGTTTGTACTTTTCCGGAGTGGTCCGGCAACCTGTTAGTCGGACCCTCAATGAATTAGTCAAAGATGGGAAGGACAGGATGTAATGTTAATGCACTTCAGATTTTATCCAGTAATCCTCGTATTCCTCAGCATTGTCTTTTGGAGTGCGCGGGTTGAACCGGTCTGGTCCCAGGAGCCTGTGGATAATACAGAGGCTCCCACAGAGTCACGACCCACCGATACACCAGAGGAAATTGCGGTTGGAGCAGACAAGGTTGAAGACAGCCTCATCACACAACGGCTTGCGGAGGTTTTTCAGAATTTGCCGGAGCTTGCCAATGTCGACATCGCTGTGAAGGCGGGGGTGGTACGGCTGACGGGGCATACTTCCACCAAAGAAGCCCACCAACAGGCTCTTGAACTTGCCGAACGCGTAGATGGTGTGGTCAGCGTGACAGATGAAATCACACAAAAACGGGAAGTCCGTGAACGGTTGACCGTCGTGCAGGAAAAAATGGTTGACCAACTCAATAATTTTATCTCCTATTTGCCACTCCTGATCATCGGCTTCACGGTATTTCTTCTATTCTGGTTCCTCGCATCCTTTTTGACCAAATGGGATAACCTGTATGAAAGAATTACTCCACATGCGTTTTTACAATCCTTAGCCAAACAAATCGTCAAAGGGACCGTCATATTTATAGGCTTTGTGGCCATGCTGGAAATCCTGGACGCCACAGCTCTTTTGGGAACAATCGTTGGTGTCGCGGGAGTCATGGGCCTGGCCGTCGGTTTTGCCCTCCGAGATACGGTGGAGAACTACATTGCCAGCATTCTGCTGAGTATCAGACAGCCCTTTCGGCCACTGGACCAAATTGTCCTGGAAAATTATGAAGGCTTGGTCATGAAACTGACATCGCGGGAGACCATTCTCATGACGCTGGATGGAAATCATGTACGCATACCCAATGCGACGGTATACAAAGGCATTATTCTCAATTATTCCCGGAATCCCAAACGGCGTTTTTCCTTTGAGGTCGGTATCGACACCGCTGTCAAAATTGAGGCGGCGTTGCAACTGGCTATAAAAACTTTAGAGCAAACCGTCGGGGTGATTGCTGATCCTCCGGTCCGGTGTACGGTAGAGAAATTAGGCGATTCGAATGTGATCCTAAAAATGTTCGCATGGACGACACAGGATCAATACGATTTCGGAAAGGTCAAAAGTGAAGCGATTCGGGCGGTGAAAGAGGCCTTTGATCTGGCCAATTATGAAATGCCCGAACCCATCTATCGTCTGAAAATGCAGGGAGCTTCCCCTCCCGATGACCAGCCCGTATTTGACCATTCCGAGCAAAAACGGGATGCTCCAGCACCTGCTGTGCAGTCAGGTTCTCAGGCCGATGTTACCAAAGATAATCATATTGTTGAGCAAATTTCGAAAGATCGAGCAGACATTAAGGAAAGGGATTTACTGAAATCATAGATTCGAAAAACATTCTGCCCGCCACACTGGCGGGAGCAATTACTATATGGTCCACTTTTTTATTTCATTGCGCTTGAAACACATGAGGAAAAAATATGAACAAAAATCGGCAACCAGAAGTTGTGGTCATCACAGGGGCTTCTGCAGGAATCGGTCGGGCTACCGTGCGGGCTTTTGCTCAACGGGGTGCGCATCTGGGTTTGTTGGCTCGTGGTCAGGAGGGGTTGGAAGGAGCTCGTCAGGAAGCCGAAAAGCTTGGGGGACAGGCGATCGTGATTCCCACGGATGTTGCCGACCACGATCAAGTTGAGCGAGCCGCCATCACCATTGAGGAAACCTTTGGGCCGATCGACATTTGGATAAATAACGCCATGGTCTCAGTGCTGTCACCGGTAAAGGACATGACCGCCGAAGAATTTCAGCGGGTGACGAACGTCACCTATCTCGGATATGTGTATGGAACCTTAACGGCACTCCGGCGTATGCTGCCCAGGAATCGTGGGGTCATTATTCAAGTTGGCTCCGCTCTGTCTTATCGTGCGATCCCGCTTCAATCGGCCTATTGCGGGGCCAAGCATGCAGTAAAAGGATTTACAGAGTCGCTCCGATCGGAACTGATTCATGATAAGAGCAAAGTCCGCATCACCATGGTGCACCTGCCGGGAGTGAATACCACACAATTTGGATGGATTAAAAGTCGAATGCCCTATCATCCTCAGCCGGTTCCACCGATGTATCAGCCGGAGGTGATGGCGAGGGCCATTGTTTGGGCGGCGGATCACGATCGTCGTGAATTATGGGTTGGCATGCCGACGGTCAAAACCATTGTCGGAGAAAAATTCATTCCGGGACTCCTGGATCATTATCTCGCCGACGTGGCCTATAGTGGACAACAGACAAATGTTCCCGTTGATCCCCATCGTCCCAATAATTTATTGACACCTGTTGCGGAGGACAGAGGTGCTCACGGCCCATTCGATCATCGTTCGAGGTCATCCAGTCTTCAGCTCTGGGCTTCCATGAACCGGGGGTGGTTGGCGGTGGCGGGGGTCGGATGTCTTCTTTCCCTGGGATGGGCCCGAATGCAGTCACAGGTGAATCGATCGCGACTGAATGATTGATCCTCAATACAGCCGGTCGGAAAGCTGATCTGCCTGATGCAAGAACAGCCTCCCGACCTGAAGGCCCCATCCCTGGGCATTGACGATGACAAAGATTAGCCTGCCGCGGCCTGCTTTTTTGCCTCCTGAAACTCTTTTCCCATCTTTTGTATTTCTTCCTTATCCAAGATCTCCTTGGCCTTTTTAAAGATTTCGCCTTCTTCCTCCTTCACATGGTGCAGAACGCTTTTTTTGAGCTCCGCAAGTTTTGAGCTCCATTCCTCGGATTCTGCCCCCATCGCCTCAAGGTCTTCCAAAAGGTTTTCGACTTCGGCATGCTCTTCCGTGGCTTCATTAATCAGGTCTACCATCTCTGCATTTTCTCTGAGGGCAGGATAGAAGACGGCCTCCTCCCCATGGGAGTGAGCTTCAAGGTCATCTTTTAACTGAGAAAATAATTTTTCACGGCTTTTCGTCGCACGTGGACCGGTGGTTTCCAATTTTTTGAATAAGTCCTTTGCCGTTTGGTGATCCTTCTTTAAAATTTGAAAAATGTCCATTCCCTGCTTCCTTTCCGGTCAATGACCGATGATGACTCTCTGAAAAAAAATGATCACTTCGATTGCTTGATGAAGAATAATCCTGTTCCTTCACACACTGAACTAGTAAGAACCCTGGAACGGGCAGGGAATTGCGAATTGAAAAGCAAGAAACGGAGTGCACTCTGTCCCCGACTTTTGAAAAGATAGGCATCCGGAAAAGAGCCATGTCAGGAGGGGAGATTTTTTGGTAAATTATGCTTTCAATTTTAGCAGTTTGTCACAGGTAGTGGTCATGAGGAATACAGCAAACCAGGAAAAATGTTCCGTTACAACGCGCCATGATCCCCGGTGGACAAGCGTGGCTTCCCGGGACCCAACAGCCGACGGTACCTTTTATTATTCCGTCACCACCACCGGAGTGTACTGCCGCCCGTCCTGCCCATCTCGCGTGCCGCGGCCTGAAAATGTCCGGTTCCATGCTTCATGGGAAGATGCCGAGAAGGCTGGATTTCGTCCCTGTAAGCGTTGCACGCCTCACCAGCCCGGATTACAGGAACGGTATGCGGAGAAAGTCGAAGCCGCTTGCCGACTCATCGAGAATTCGCACCATGTGCCAGGCCTCAAAGAGTTATCCAATCATGCAGGACTAAGCCGGTATCACTTTCATCGGGTGTTCAAGGCGGTAACGGGATTGACCCCGAAAGGATACACGGCGGCGCATCTGGCAAAACGGGTGAGGTCGCACCTCAATCATAAAGACACGGTGACGGAGGCTATTTACGAAGCCGGGTTCAATTCCAACGGCAGGTTTTATGACACATCCGATGCTGTTCTGGGTATGACACCTTCCTCATATCGTGCCGGTGGTTCCGGAATAGATATCCGATTCGCCGTGGGGAAATGTTCTCTCGGGGCTATCCTCGTTGCCAGAAGTGAGCGCGGTGTGTGTGCGATTCTTCTGGGAGATGACCCTGAGCAACTGACGCGCGATTTGCAGAAGCAGTTCTCTCAGGCTCATTTCATCGAGGGTGATGGTGACTTCGAACACCTGGTTGCCACAGTGATCGGTTTTGTCGAAGCGCCGGAGCGGGGGTTAAACCTGCCGTTGGACGTGCAAGGTACGGCGTTTCAACAACGGGTCTGGAAGGCATTGCAAAACATTCCCGCCGGCTCGATGGTAAGTTATGCTGACATCGCCGCGAGCATCGGTGCACCGAAAGCGATTCGAGCGGTCGCCATGGCCTGCGGCAGCAATGCAATTGCTGTGGCGATTCCTTGTCATCGTGTGGTGCGCACGAATGGCGAACTGTCGGGCTATCGTTGGGGCATCGAACGGAAACGAGCGTTGCTTGAACGTGAGTCACACACATGAATGAGAGCGGGCAGTCAACATCTCCCGTCGCGTTGCCTGCGACTATACTGGAACGGGTCAACGCGATTGATTGGGGACAGGTTTCAAGCGATCTTGACGCTGAAGGCAGTGCCGTGACCGAGAGGCTCCTCACTTCGAAAGAATGTGAGAACTTGGCCATGGTGTATTCCCGCCCTGAGATATTTCGTAGCCGCATCGTGATGAGCCGTCATAATTTTGGCCGTGGAGAATATCAGTACTTCCGGTATCCGCTTCCTGATCTCATCGAACAACTTCGAAATGCGACATACCCCCATCTTGTGCCGGTTGCAAACCGGTGGAATGCGGCCATGGGCATTGAGATTCGCTTTCCAAAGAGGCATGAAGATTTTCTGGCCCGCTGTCATCACTCCGGTCAGGATAAGCCAACACCATTAATGCTCAAATATGAAACTGACGATTACAACTGCCTGCATCAGGACCTCTACGGCGAACACGTGTTTCCGCTTCAGCTTGCCATTCTTTTATCTGACCCTCAGAAAGACTTCACGGGTGGTGAATTTGTTATGACCGAGCAGCGGCCACGTATGCAATCCCGGCCGATTGTGGTACCGATCCGACAGGGCGATGGTCTCATTTTTGCGGTACATCATCGCCCTGTGCGAGGAGGAAGGGGCTGGTATCGTGTGACCCTCCGGCATGGGGTTAGCCGCGTTCGCTCCGGGCAACGCTATACGGTGGGGATTATATTCCACGACGCCAAATAAACCGGATGGAGAATCCCCAGCAAAACGGGATTCTTTGGCCCGGACAGGGAATATCCTTGCCGGTTCTTAGCCGCCGGCCATGGCCCCGACAATCAGAAACGGTTCTTCTCCGGTTGTGATCGCGTCGGGTAACCGGGCGTCCGGTGGTTCATGGGACAGATCCTGCCCGCAGGCAAAGTACCTGATGAATGGTCGGCGTTGTTGTGTCACCTGGTCACGAATTGTCCCCCGCAACATCGGGTAACGGGTTTCCAGCGCGTTGAGCACGGCGTGTGGGGTGGAAGGACCCTCCATCTCCAGGTTCACCTCACCGTCGATACGTGCAAGTGTCCGCAAATGGGCCGGAAGGATCACTCGAATCGTGCTCACGGTAACGCCTGGACTTCGACTGATAAGACGGGTGGAAGATCCCGGACGATGGGCATCCAGCTGTCTCCCGAATCGGCCGAGGCATACACCTGTCCACCGGTGGTGCCCACATAGATCCCGCAGGGTTCGAGCGAGTCGACAGCCATGGCGTCTCGCAAGATATTGACGTAGCAGTTCTGTTGCGGCAATCCTTTTGTCAGCCCTTCCCATTCGTTCCCGCCTGTTCGACTGCGGTAGACGCGAAGTTTCCCCTCCGGCGGATAATGCTCAGAGTCGCTCTTGATCGGTACTACATAGATGGTCTCCGGCTCATGGGCATGCACGGCAATGGGGAATCCGAAATCGGAGGGCAAGTCTCCACTGATTTCATGCCATGACTCGCCTGCGTCATCGCTACGCATCACATCCCAGTGCTTCTGCATGAAGAGCACATTCGGGCGCGACGGGTGTTTGGCGATGCAATGCACACAGTGGCCGACTTCTGCGGTTGGGTCGGGAAGTTCATACGGGGATTTCAGTCCGCGGTTGACCGGCTGCCATGTCTTGCCTCCGTCCTCGGTTCGAAACGTGCCGGCTGCCGAAATGGCGACGAATATGCTTTCCGGATTGCCAGGATCCAGAAGGATGGTATGCAGGCACATTCCCCCGGCACCCGGTTGCCACAGATGCCCTTTAGCGTTGCGCAGGCCGGGAAGCTCCTGCCATGTCTGTCCGCCATCGGTGGAACGGAAAATGGCCGCATCCTCAACGCCCGCGTAAATCGTGTCTGGATCGGTCAGCGATGGTTCCAGATGCCAGACACGCTTGAACTCCCAGGGGTGTTGCGTGCCATCGTACCATTGATGGGTGGTGAGTGGTTGTCCCGTTTCCGTTGAGCTGTCATACACGAACTTGTTGCTCTCCCCCTTGGGCGTGCCGTCCGTGGCGGTGGTCGGCTCGCCGGGTGGTGTTCCCGGTTGAAACCAGGTTTTGCCGCCATCATCCGAGCGTTGAATGATTTGCCCGAACCAGCTGCTCGATTGTGATGCATATAACCGATTCGGATCGGCTGGAGATCCCTTTACATGATACAGCTCCCATCCGCCAAAGTGGGGACCATGAACGTCCCATTTCTTGCGTGTGCCATCCGATGTCAGCACGAACGCACCTTTGCGTGTTCCAACAAGCACTCGTACTCCACTCATACCTCACTCCTTTCGGAAAGTTAAAGCAATCAACGTATCAATTTTTCACTATTCGTGAGGGGCAATTCCGTCCCTATATCAATCGCGTTTACCGTTGTGATCGAGGCGTCGTGACCTACTATTGTTCGTAAGCCTCCTGTAGGCGTTTGATGTCAAGTTTCTTCATTTGAAGGAGAGAACTCATGACTCTATTATTTTGTTTTGAATCGTGGCTTTGCATCATTTCGCTCAGCACAGTGGGAACAATTTTCCATGACAGCCCATACTTGTCTTTCAGCCAACCGCATTGACCTTTTTCACCACCTTCTGAGAGTTTTTCCCATAGCTCGTTTACCTCTTCTTGCGACGCGCAATTGATAATAAAGGATATGGCTTCCGTAAATGTGAAGTGCGGTCCTCCATTTAAGGCCAAAAATTCTTGCCCGTCGAGCTGGAATGTGATGGTCATCACTGATCCCTTGGGTCTACCCGAAACCTTTGCGCCTTCCTCCTCATAATGGGTGATATCTCCTATCTTGGTATTCTTGAAAATCGACACATAAAATTTCACCGCCTCTTCAGCCTGGTGATCGAACCACAAACACGGGGTAATTTTCTGCATCATGGTTTGCGCCTTCGCTGAGCGTGAATACGATCTGTTTGTCAATTTCGTGACCTGCCGGATGCCATTGTACTCTTACCGGAATGTCCCTATTCCGTTGGCAAACCACCGATCTCTAAAACCGGTCGGATTTCGACCGTGCCCACCCGGGCACCCGGGATTTGTGCGGCGATGTTCATTGCCTCATCCAAATCCCTGGCTTCGATAAGAAAGTAGCCGCCCAGTTGTTCTCGTGTTTCTGCAAACGGACCATCGGTGATGAGCCGTTTGCCGTCTCGTATACGGATGCTGGTCGCCATCGTGACAGGATGCAGAGGAGCGGCCGCCAGAAAATTCCCTTCAGCTTTGAGCCGGTGTGCAAGCTCCGTAGATTCTTTGTAACACTTCTCACGTCCGGCCTCGTCCCATGCCTGATCGGTTCCGTAAATTAACAGCATGTATTTCATATGAATGCCTCCACTAGAACGAATGAGTATTAATGTTCCAATGACCCTCAAGCCGTACTAGACAAAATGGCGACCGATGCGACAGATCGCAACGGAAGGTTTTTTCGTCCCGCTATCTGTTCCGCTACTGCTTTCTGGTATAGGTGATCTCCATGATCTTCATTTCTTTGCCGCCGTGATGAGTCCCATACATATCAAACGTCTGGGTGTTTTGGTCGATAATTTTCCAGACCGCCCGATGCGACATCTGTCCACCGCCCGGCTCAGGATGCGATCCTTTCAGCGTAATGGTCTTACCATCGTCGCTCGCCGTCCCTTCCATGATGAAAATCCCCGTCCCCATCGTATCCATCCAGGCCGTGACATATTTCTTCGTGATGTTGTCGTAGGCGTCGATGCCAATCCCTGAGAATGGTTGGCCCATCATTTGACCAGTGTAGGCTTGGTAGAGAAAGCGTCCGTCCAGCAACATTTTCATCTCTGCCGTGCCGGTCGATTCTGTGGGAGGCTTGCCCGGATCCATCCATTCTTTTAATTTGGTCGTCCAGCTCCCGGCAAGGCTGGCAAATAACTTGTGCGGTTCTCCGGGAGTGGCCAGCTTCTTGTACATCTCCATCATGGCTTGTGGGTCCATCTGCTTTTCTTTGTCTGTGGCGATTACTGGAAGGGCCGTCAGGACCATACAGAGACAGGTGAATGTGAAGGTTGTAAAACGCATAGATGCCTCCTTGTGGTTTGATCATGAACACGGTTGAGATAAGTATGTCATGCTGTGAGTGACTGTTCACAGGTTACTTTTATGAAGACAATTGTTTACGCAGGTGCTCCTCTTGCTCCTTCAGCTCAGGCGTGAACTCCGGTCCGAAGTCCTCCGCTTCGAAGAGTCGACGAATCTCAATCTCGCCTTCTTTGTCATCACCTGCAGGATTCGGACAACGCCTGACCCATTCGATCGCCTCTTCTTTCGAATTCACCTGCCAGACCCAATAGCCGGCGATCAGTTCCTTGGTCTCGGCAAAGGGTCCGTCGATCACTGTCCGCTTGTTTCCTGAAAACTGTACCCGTGCGCCTGTTGAACTCGGGTGGAGCCCATCTCCTGCCAGCATGACGCCGGCGTTTATCAGTTCTTCGTTGAATTTGCCCATGTCAGTAAGAAGTTGCTCGCTCGGCATCACGCCGGCTTCTGAGTCCTTGGTGGCTTTGACAATAATCATGAATCGCATCACCCAACCTCCTTGGCTTTATTACATGGAACTGAATTAAAAAATAGACTTATCCGGATTTTCTTTATTTGTCGAACTGGGGCTGGTGAAATCGACATATGGAAATACCCTTTCGTTGTCGCTCTGCCACCATGTGTTTCTGATCCTAGAGCCACAAGGCAGCTTGTTCAGAATTGAAGCGGGGCCTTTCCTGATCATCAAACATTCCTCAGTCGGCGGGCCGGAAATCTCATTCATTTTGCTGAATGCGTCCTCGTCATGGTGAACCAACAACAAAGATTTCATGGCTCCCGGCCTCCGATTAAGATTAAATGCTATCGACATAACTCCGGGGGATGGCCAAAATTGGCGACCAACCTACTGTGTGGGAATCGTCCAACCCCCGATCCGGCAGTTCCCCAACTGTGGCACTCCGCCGCTCCGGGCGATGGCGTTGTCGGCCAATAGAGTTTGTCGGCTCCGTGAGCTAATCGGTACCATAACGATCGTGGTGGCGGACCCATTCCATCGTGTACTCCAGGTGGTCCTCGTCGCGGCCCTTCGGTGTGAGGTCGAGCAGGTTATAGGTGCCCAACATCACCTCCACACCGCGTCTGTAAGTCGAGTACGTGTGGAAGACATTGTCCGCGTCGTCCTTGAAGAACACGCTGATACCGGGTAATTCCTCACACTCAAAAGGCTGCATGACGTAGTTGTAATAAACCTGTCCCTTGGCCTCTTCTTCCGGGGTGAAGCTCACGTGAAAGTCATGGTTGAAGTCGCTGCCGTATGACGACACCCACCTGAACCGCCAACCCATACGTCTGCGGAAGCGTTCGATCTCGACCAGCGGCGCGCGCGAGACAGCCACCAGCGTGACATCGCGATGTGCCAGGTGCACGTTCATGCCGTCGGTGTGATCGGCCATGAATGAGCAGCTGGGGCAACCTTGCTCCCACTCCGGCCCAAACATAAAGTGCTGTACCACCAGTTGATGTCGGCCCTCGAATAGTTCAATGAGCGTTTCCTTGCCGTGAGGTCCGTCGAACATGTAGTGCTTCTCGACTTTCACCCAGGGTAGTCTGCGCCGTTCGGCGCTCAACTGGTCTCGCAACCGGGTGTATTCCTTCTCTTTTCTCAGCAACTCCTTCCGGGCCACTATCCATTCTTCCCGCGATACGATCTTGTGGTTTGGTATTGATGTTTCGATTATGTTCATGGCTTGACCTCCTTTGATTCGGGTTGTCGATTGATACGATTCTTATGGAGCTTCTTCATGACGAGTGCGGTCACCCCTCCCGTCGACGTCGCGCTGGCCGAAATCAGTGCAAAAGTTGTAAGGCATGCTGGACACATGACTGACTCTTCACTTGCAGCGGCTGGCCGGCTACTGCCGGTGCAGGTCTCTCACCGGCCGAACCTCCATACTCCCGAGACGCACTGATGGAAACTTGGAAGCGATCTGAACAGCCTGGTTGATGTCTCTGGCCTCGATCAGAAAGAATCCGCCGATCTGTTCCTTCGTTTCGGCGAAAGGGCCATCGGTGAGAGACACTCCGCCGTTGCGGACCCGCACGGTCATGGCCAACTCGACCGGTTCGAGGGGGTTGGCCAAAAGGAGTTGGCCGTTCTGGCGCAGTTCCTCGCAATACACCATGGTTGCCTGTATAAGATTATCCCCCTCGCTCTTTGATAGGGAGTCCCACTTTTTTTCTTCCATGCAACAAAAGAGAAGAGATTTCATGGCTGCCGACCTCCAAACTAGGTGATGAATTGGTTTTGTTATCAGTTAGTCGTTCGGGGGGATCAAATTCGACAACGGTCATGATGAATTTCGGCGGCGCGTTGTGCACGCTAGGAATTGAGATCTTCCCAATGTTCCCAACAAGATATTGTGGGTGCCCATTGATCTGTCACAAAAAATCGGAAAAACTCTGGTGGTACCTATTGGTACAGAAAGGGAGGGGGATTACTTGCGATCCTGCAACCCGGCCAGCCGTTGTTCAAGAAATCGCCGTTCGGGCTTCTGCTGAGTGAGGCCGAGAGCCTGTTTGTATGCGGCCTTGGCTTCTGCAATTCGGCCCAATCGCCGGCAAAGCTCCGCCTTCGCCGAATGTGCCAGGTAATAATTCGTGAGATCCCCCCGTGCGAAAATTGCGTCGATGAGGGCAAGACCTGCCAGAGGACCGTCACGCATGGCCACAGCGACAGCGCGATTCAGTTCCACCACAGGGGAAGGAGACGCCTGCATCAACAGATCGTAGAGTGACACGATTTGAGGCCAGTCCGTGGATGTGGGATGTGTGGCTTGGGAATGGAATCCGGAAATCGCGGCCTGAATGGTATAAGGGCCGATCTGGCGTGAAGCAAACGCTTTTCCTACCAGGGCAACCCCCTCCGCGATCTGGTCCCGGTTCCACAACGAACGATCCTGGTCCTCAAGCAGAATCAGATCTCCCGTCCGGGAGATGCGTGCGGCGCGGCGGGAGTCATGGAGCAGCATTAAGGCCAAAAGTCCCATCGCTTCCGCGTCCGGTAATAATTCCATTAATAATCGCCCCAGTCGGATAGCCTCAGCCGAGAGGTCACGGCGTGTGAGAGATTCCCCCGAAGAGGCAGAGTATCCTTCGTTAAACACG
Above is a window of Candidatus Nitrospira neomarina DNA encoding:
- a CDS encoding RNA polymerase sigma factor, which codes for MSDRPAKQVREVVEEVYRTESRRILATLIRLLGDFDAAEEALHEAFAVAVEQWTRDGIPDNPRAWLVSTGRFKAIDGMRRRTRFDASLAELATQLETRINDAQENPDESIDDDRLRLIFTCCHPALSSEAQVAMTLREVCGLTTEEIAKAFLTSPPTVAQRIVRAKAKIRKARIPYEVPSETALPDRLDAVLRVIYLVFNEGYSASSGESLTRRDLSAEAIRLGRLLMELLPDAEAMGLLALMLLHDSRRAARISRTGDLILLEDQDRSLWNRDQIAEGVALVGKAFASRQIGPYTIQAAISGFHSQATHPTSTDWPQIVSLYDLLMQASPSPVVELNRAVAVAMRDGPLAGLALIDAIFARGDLTNYYLAHSAKAELCRRLGRIAEAKAAYKQALGLTQQKPERRFLEQRLAGLQDRK